TTTACCTTCTTCTTTTACTTCCTTGTATACATTTGTGTTAGTTGAGGTTGGCTCATCAGTAGCTCCTAAAATTGTAATAGTAATTGTTGCGGTATCAGTTGCTGTACCGTCTGAAACTGTATAATTAAACACATCAGTTGCTGTGTCTCCTGCATCTAAAGCATTTGCTGCATCTTGATTTGCAACATAAGTATAAGAACCATTAGCATTTAAAGTTAGTTGACCATAAGTTCCGGTTAAAGCTTGTCCTAAAGTTCCAGCTGTTCCACTTCCTTCAGTGCTACCCACTCTTACAGCTGAGACTACTAGGTTTGCAGGATCATCACCATCTGCATCATTATCTTTATGTGAGCTTGATGATGTTTGTAAAACATCACCAGAATGTTCTCCGGTGGCATCATAAGAGCCAGAAAGATTAGCATTTGCACCATCTGAAACTGTTAAAGTTTGACCTTTATCGATTACACCCACATCATTTTGTGCAACTGGCGCATCATTAGCTCCTAAAATTTTAATAGTAATTGTTGCAGTATCAGTACCACCATTGCCATCTGAAACTGTATAATTAAAAACATCAGTTGCAGTGTCTCCTGCATCTAAAGCATCTGCTGCATCTTGATTTGCGACATAAGAATAAGAACCATTGGCATTTAAAGTTAGTTGACCATAAGTTCCAGTTAAAGCATCTCCAACTGTACCTGGCGTTCCATTTCCCTCTGAACTACCCACTCTTACAGCTGAGACTACTAAGTTTACAGTATCATCACCATCAATATCTGTATCCTTACTACCACTTAAAGAAGTGTGAATTACATCACCCGTATGCTCACCCGTGGCATCGTAACTACCTGCGACATTAGCATTTGCACCATTTGCAACTGTTAAAGTTCCATTTTCAACAATTACACCCACATCATTTTGTGCAACTGGCGCATCGTTTGCACCTAAAACTGTAATAGTAATTGTTGCGGTATCAGTTGCTGTACCGTCTGAAACTGTATAATGAAAAACATCATTTACAGTATCTCCCGCATCTAAAGCTTCTGCAGCAGCTGTATTAGCAATATAAGTATAAGAACCATCAGCCCCAATTGTTAGTGTACCATAAGTACCCGTCACAGATGTTCCACTACTGTTATAGGAACTTCCAGAAGATACAGCTGAATTAGATCCACCATTTTCTTTAATCTGAGTTATGTTTAAAGAGGCTGAATCATCCAAGTCACTATCAGAATGTGAACTTGAGCTCGTATTTATAACATCACCAGAATGTTCACCAGTAGCATCATAAGAGCCAGATAGATTAGCATTTGCACCATTTGCAACTGTTAAAGTTCCATTTTCAACAATTACTCCAACATCATTTTGTGCAACTGGCGCATCATTAGCTCCTAAAACTGTAATAGTAATTGTTGCGGTATCAGTTGCTGTACCGTCTGAAACTGTATAATTAAAAACATCAGTTGCACTATCTCCCGCATCTAAAGCATCAGCTGCATCTTGATTTGCAACATAAGAATATGATCCATTGGCATTTAAAGTTAATTGACCATAAGTTCCAGTTAAAGCTTGTCCTAAAGTTCCAGTCGTTCCACTTCCCTCTGAACTACCCACTCTTACAGCTGAGACTACTAAGTTTGCAGGATCATCACCGTCTGCATCATTATCTTTATGTGAGCTTGATGATGTTTGTAAAACATCTCCTGAATGTTCACCAGTGGCATCGTAACTACCTGTGACGTTAGCATTTGCACCATCTGAAACTGTTAAAGTTCCATCTTCAACAATAACTCCAACATCATTTTGTGCAACTGGCGCATCGTTTGCACCTAAAACTGTAATAGTAATTGTTGCGGTATCAGTTGCTGTACCGTCTGAAACTGTATAATTAAAAACATCAGTTGCACTATCTCCCGCATCTAAAGCATCAGCTGCATCTTGATTTGCAACATAAGTATAAGAACCATTAGCATTTAAAGTTAGTTGACCATAAGTTCCGGTTAAAGCTTGTCCTAAAGTTCCAGCTGTTCCACTTCCTTCAGTGCTACCCACTCTTACAGCTGAGACTACTAAGTTTGCAGGATCATCACCGTCTGCATCATTATCTTTATGTGAGCTTGATGATGTTTGTAAAACATCTCCTGAATGTTCACCAGTGGCATCGTAACTACCTGTGACGTTAGCATTTGCACCATCTGAAACTGTTAAAGTTCCATCTTCAACAATAACTCCAACATCATTTTGTGCAACTGGCGCATCGTTTGCACCTAAAACTGTAATAGTAATTGTTGCGGTATCAGTTGCTGTACCGTCTGAAACTGTATAATTAAAAACATCAGTTGCACTATCTCCCGCATCTAAAGCATCAGCTGCATCTTGATTTGCAACATAAGTATAAGAACCATCAGCATTAAGGGTTAATTGACCATAAGTTCCAGTTAAAGCTTGTCCTAAAGTTCCAGTCGTTCCACTTCCCTCTGAACTACCCACTCTTACAGCTGAGACTACTAAAGTATCACTGTCTGCATCTGTGTCTGCATGACTTCCACTGTTTGTTGTTAATACATCTCCTGAATGTTCACCAGTGGCATCGTAACTACCTGAAAGAGTTGGATTAGACCCATTTGCAACTGTTAAAGTTCCATCTTCAACAATTACCCCAACATCATTTCTTGCAACTGGAGCGTTATTTACTTCGCCTTTAACTAAGATCCTAGCATAATCTCCCCCTCCAGTATTTTTTGCAGCAATGTGAAGAGTTTTGTTGTCGGTGCCACCTACCGCAAACCAATCACCATCATTATTAGTCCCATAACCCCATTTACTATTGCTGTAGGTATTTTGGAAAGGACGCCATTGAATATTTTCAAACTCCCTATTTGAATGTACTGAACTTGGATAAGTACTATTATTTGAATTATGAAGATCTATATCTATATTCGATAAGCTAGAAGATGATGTAGTAGTTTCATTATTGCCAATTAGTATTCCAACAATTTCACGATCAAATACTACTTCAGCTATTTTATTATATCTGTCGTTGTTTTTATTGAAATGAGAGTCTAACGCTACCATATAAACATCCAATGGGCCCTCGTCAGCATCAGGACTTGAACGCGTTGCTTTTAGTTCGTAATGATGAAAGCTTGGATCATCATAAATATACTGTCTATACGCATTACCATTCCACGTACTTTCGCTTCTAGTACTCACACTGGTATTTTCAGGTTTTCTTGCTATTATGTTACCACTAGTAATTCCTGTTTGTTCCAAAACTACTGTAAATCTATCAACTTTATCAGAATGACTATCATTACCTGTACCAAATGTTCCTGAATTATAAGTAAGATAATAATTGCTCCATTCATCAGAATCACTAGGGTTATGATCTCTTGAAGCTTTAAAATCGAATGCATTTCTGTCTGCAGTACCAGTAAAAGCAGCCATTGCTCCCCTGATAGATGTTATTCCGTCTGCACCAACAGTGACTTCAGCTGCTGTTGTGGCTGCACTCGCAGTTCTATACATGACAAGATCATGCTGATAATCAGTTTGGTTAATATTTTTTGTTTCAATATTTCCAATGTTTTTCTCTAAATGCCAATCACCTCCTTTACCAGTTACATCATCAGATGCAGCAATATCAGCTTTAGTAATTTCTGAAATTTTATTAATTAATGATAGGCCTCTTTCATTACTAGCTATATTACAACCATAAAATAAAATATCACCTGATGGACTTAAGTTATTACCAATAGATTTTAAAGTTTTTGAATATTGATTAAAAGTATCGTTACTTAATAAAGCATCCCCAAATAAAATTTGCCCTGCACTCCCGTGACCAATAATATGCAACGAGTCAATATTTTTATAACCTTTTAAAGTTTGATTAATTTTATCAAAACCATTTTCATTTGATTGAATTAAATGAATTTCAGTATTTTTATCAAAAGCTCTTATTAATTGCTGATAATCTTCAACTTGTGTATCAATAAAAACAACTTGTTTTAATTCGTTTCTTTTTTGATCTCTTGTTTGATTAATAAAAGGAAGTTTTACATCAGAGTCTTTGTTTGCACTTTCTACAAATTTATTAACTTTACTTTCATTATTTAAAGAAAACTTATTATGCGCAGTATCCTCTAAAGTATCTATAAAAGTTGATGCACCAGCACCATCAAGCATTATTCTTTGCTCTAAAGCTTCGATAAAAAACTTTTTATTATTTTTTTTCATACAGATCTATTATGAAGAAATACATGATAATTTTGCCTTTCTCATCAAAATGAATGATTTAGCACCATTTTGGGCAGTCACGTTTTTGTTTAAGATAATATTTCCACTAAAATGGACACTAATTGAATATCAAGCGCAAATTTATTAAGACAAACAATGATTTAAGATTTATGAAAAAAATTATTATTTTATTAGCCTTATTTTTAATTACTGCATGTGTGCGTAGTCCCCAGCCTATTAGTTTATTCGAAACAGAAGAAAAGGCGTTTAAAGATATCAGCAACATTGAAGAGATTAAAAAAAATAACAAAGCTTGGGAGGAAAACCTTGAGATTGATTTATACACTGCAATAGCTTTGGCTATTAAAAATAATAAAGAATTAAAAATAAAATTATTAGAAAATGCATTAGCCAATAGGCAAATTGATAAAATAAAATTTGAAATGCTTCCTTCTCTTGCTGCTAATGCTGGTTATTCTGGCAGTGATAAATATAGAACTACAACAAGTGCTAACGTTTCAAATGCAGATACAGCTGGTGTAATGGGCACAACATACACTACTTCAAGTGAGAAAAGTATAGCAAACCAAGATATTGGCTTTACCTGGAATGCTTTAGATTTTGGCTTATCTTATATTAAAGCAGGTCAAAGTAATAATAGATACTTGATCTCCGATGAAGCTGAAAAAAAAGCTACACACAATATAGTTAGAGAGGTAATTAGAACTTACTGGAATTCTTTATCTGCAGAAAAATTAATTAAAAAATATGACCCTTTATTAACAAAGGTAGATTCAGCTTTAAACGACTCACAAAAGATTGAAGAATTATTATTAACCAAACCTATGGATGCCTTATTATATCAAAAAGAATTACTTGATATTCAAAGAGCACTTCAAACACAAAAGCAAATTTTTATAGATGCTAAAATTCAATTAGGAACTTTAATGGGTCTGCTACCTAATCAAAAATTTAAAATTGTAGATACTAACGAACCATTAACTATTTTAGATATGAGCTTAAAAGGTATGGAAGAGCACGCCCTAATCCATAGACCTGAATTAATCGAAAATCATTATGAGGAAAGAATATCTGTACAGCAAGCAAAAGCAGGAATAGTTTCTTTATTACCAGGATTAAATTTCAATGCTGCGTGGACATCCTCTTCTAATGACTATTTAATGAATAAAAATAATTTCGAATATGGCTCAACTCTTGGGGCTAACTTATTAAATGTTTTTTCTTACCCAAAAATAAAAGAAATTAATGAAACAAATCTTCGAATTATAAAAGAACAAAGGTTAGCCTTGTCGATGGCTGTATTATCTCAAGTTCATTTATCAAATATTAACTACCAAATGGCCCTGGAAGAATACGCAACTGCTGATCGATATTATGATGTTTCACAAAAAATTACAGCTCAAGTTAAAAATGCACAAAAAATTGCAAAATTTGGAAATCTTGAATTAATTAGAGAAGAAGCAAGTCTATTAGTTGCCGAACTAAGGTATGATATTGCTTATACAAAACTACAACATGCTATTGGTCAAATTTACACTTCAGTTGGATTAGATGTAACAGAAGATAATGTAAAAGGGTATGACACTGCTTATGGTCAAATCTACAATTCAATTGGATCAGATGTAACAGAAGATAATGTAAAAGAATTAGGTTTTAAGCAATATAATGTAAAAGAATTAGGTGTTAAGCAATATGCAGAAATTATTAAAAATAATTTTAAATCAAATGGAAAAAGATATTATGCAAGTGTTCAAACACCAATTAATAAACAAAATCCAGTTATAAAGAAAAATGAAGGTAAAAATTCAAGTCAATTTACCTTCAAAACCAACACTTTTAAATTGGATGGTTTTGGAAATACAAACTACGAGGCATATCTTGCTAATGGAGATGAATTGCCATTTTGGATAACATTTTTACCATCTCAAAGAACATTTATAATTAATGAATTAGATAAAAACGAAATAGAATCTTTGGATATAAAGGTTACAGCAAAAAATATACACAACAGAATTAATAACACCTTTACTTTATTAATAAGTCCAGAAATGAGAACGGCAAGATTAGCAAAAGAAAAAGAGGTCGCAAA
The nucleotide sequence above comes from Candidatus Pelagibacter giovannonii. Encoded proteins:
- a CDS encoding VCBS domain-containing protein, with protein sequence MKKNNKKFFIEALEQRIMLDGAGASTFIDTLEDTAHNKFSLNNESKVNKFVESANKDSDVKLPFINQTRDQKRNELKQVVFIDTQVEDYQQLIRAFDKNTEIHLIQSNENGFDKINQTLKGYKNIDSLHIIGHGSAGQILFGDALLSNDTFNQYSKTLKSIGNNLSPSGDILFYGCNIASNERGLSLINKISEITKADIAASDDVTGKGGDWHLEKNIGNIETKNINQTDYQHDLVMYRTASAATTAAEVTVGADGITSIRGAMAAFTGTADRNAFDFKASRDHNPSDSDEWSNYYLTYNSGTFGTGNDSHSDKVDRFTVVLEQTGITSGNIIARKPENTSVSTRSESTWNGNAYRQYIYDDPSFHHYELKATRSSPDADEGPLDVYMVALDSHFNKNNDRYNKIAEVVFDREIVGILIGNNETTTSSSSLSNIDIDLHNSNNSTYPSSVHSNREFENIQWRPFQNTYSNSKWGYGTNNDGDWFAVGGTDNKTLHIAAKNTGGGDYARILVKGEVNNAPVARNDVGVIVEDGTLTVANGSNPTLSGSYDATGEHSGDVLTTNSGSHADTDADSDTLVVSAVRVGSSEGSGTTGTLGQALTGTYGQLTLNADGSYTYVANQDAADALDAGDSATDVFNYTVSDGTATDTATITITVLGANDAPVAQNDVGVIVEDGTLTVSDGANANVTGSYDATGEHSGDVLQTSSSSHKDNDADGDDPANLVVSAVRVGSTEGSGTAGTLGQALTGTYGQLTLNANGSYTYVANQDAADALDAGDSATDVFNYTVSDGTATDTATITITVLGANDAPVAQNDVGVIVEDGTLTVSDGANANVTGSYDATGEHSGDVLQTSSSSHKDNDADGDDPANLVVSAVRVGSSEGSGTTGTLGQALTGTYGQLTLNANGSYSYVANQDAADALDAGDSATDVFNYTVSDGTATDTATITITVLGANDAPVAQNDVGVIVENGTLTVANGANANLSGSYDATGEHSGDVINTSSSSHSDSDLDDSASLNITQIKENGGSNSAVSSGSSYNSSGTSVTGTYGTLTIGADGSYTYIANTAAAEALDAGDTVNDVFHYTVSDGTATDTATITITVLGANDAPVAQNDVGVIVENGTLTVANGANANVAGSYDATGEHTGDVIHTSLSGSKDTDIDGDDTVNLVVSAVRVGSSEGNGTPGTVGDALTGTYGQLTLNANGSYSYVANQDAADALDAGDTATDVFNYTVSDGNGGTDTATITIKILGANDAPVAQNDVGVIDKGQTLTVSDGANANLSGSYDATGEHSGDVLQTSSSSHKDNDADGDDPANLVVSAVRVGSTEGSGTAGTLGQALTGTYGQLTLNANGSYTYVANQDAANALDAGDTATDVFNYTVSDGTATDTATITITILGATDEPTSTNTNVYKEVKEEGKKKSKKDIRREKRQERRAERIAAKKFDLPESSDKKFNQGLKLVDLVAESSSEDELSLKFKVFNDEGKEVQKYYGIMKDGSELPAWITVDSKTGKASTDIPKDIDLLEFKIIAVDTDNNKKQVNVIIDPEKISQDKDIMKQVNKKNSSNITVNNNGLVELNTTNEDGLTIKTATDAVNQNKSFKDIVSSIEANEQFKIQSESRDFNSDFIFKLENILEPNFDKIKLVLKNGSEIPSWILFDEATGKITANPPAGIEALDFKIIIEDTDGVVTVKDLEIDFMKNDNNTLLDIEETEKNFVSFNQQLIIESDNLDNYGEKLINNL
- a CDS encoding TolC family protein, whose protein sequence is MKKIIILLALFLITACVRSPQPISLFETEEKAFKDISNIEEIKKNNKAWEENLEIDLYTAIALAIKNNKELKIKLLENALANRQIDKIKFEMLPSLAANAGYSGSDKYRTTTSANVSNADTAGVMGTTYTTSSEKSIANQDIGFTWNALDFGLSYIKAGQSNNRYLISDEAEKKATHNIVREVIRTYWNSLSAEKLIKKYDPLLTKVDSALNDSQKIEELLLTKPMDALLYQKELLDIQRALQTQKQIFIDAKIQLGTLMGLLPNQKFKIVDTNEPLTILDMSLKGMEEHALIHRPELIENHYEERISVQQAKAGIVSLLPGLNFNAAWTSSSNDYLMNKNNFEYGSTLGANLLNVFSYPKIKEINETNLRIIKEQRLALSMAVLSQVHLSNINYQMALEEYATADRYYDVSQKITAQVKNAQKIAKFGNLELIREEASLLVAELRYDIAYTKLQHAIGQIYTSVGLDVTEDNVKGYDTAYGQIYNSIGSDVTEDNVKELGFKQYNVKELGVKQYAEIIKNNFKSNGKRYYASVQTPINKQNPVIKKNEGKNSSQFTFKTNTFKLDGFGNTNYEAYLANGDELPFWITFLPSQRTFIINELDKNEIESLDIKVTAKNIHNRINNTFTLLISPEMRTARLAKEKEVAKQIKIAKKLKEKKLKKLPKKTKLVKKNNKKIKRLNKEYTKKIKMNISTKMKLMIKEKIN